Proteins encoded in a region of the Sugiyamaella lignohabitans strain CBS 10342 chromosome B, complete sequence genome:
- the PEX19 gene encoding Pex19p (Chaperone and import receptor for newly-synthesized class I PMPs; binds peroxisomal membrane proteins (PMPs) in the cytoplasm and delivers them to the peroxisome for subsequent insertion into the peroxisomal membrane; interacts with Myo2p and contributes to peroxisome partitioning; GO_component: GO:0005737 - cytoplasm [Evidence IEA,IEA]; GO_component: GO:0005829 - cytosol [Evidence IDA] [PMID 9418908]; GO_component: GO:0005783 - endoplasmic reticulum [Evidence IEA]; GO_component: GO:0005783 - endoplasmic reticulum [Evidence IDA] [PMID 16009135]; GO_component: GO:0005789 - endoplasmic reticulum membrane [Evidence IEA]; GO_component: GO:0016020 - membrane [Evidence IEA]; GO_component: GO:0005778 - peroxisomal membrane [Evidence IEA]; GO_component: GO:0005778 - peroxisomal membrane [Evidence IDA] [PMID 9418908]; GO_component: GO:0005777 - peroxisome [Evidence IEA,IEA]; GO_function: GO:0033328 - peroxisome membrane targeting sequence binding [Evidence IPI] [PMID 16679311]; GO_function: GO:0005515 - protein binding [Evidence IPI] [PMID 16679311]; GO_function: GO:0005515 - protein binding [Evidence IPI] [PMID 9418908]; GO_process: GO:0032581 - ER-dependent peroxisome organization [Evidence IMP] [PMID 20427571]; GO_process: GO:0045033 - peroxisome inheritance [Evidence IPI] [PMID 22486971]; GO_process: GO:0007031 - peroxisome organization [Evidence IEA]; GO_process: GO:0032527 - protein exit from endoplasmic reticulum [Evidence IMP] [PMID 16009135]; GO_process: GO:0045046 - protein import into peroxisome membrane [Evidence IMP] [PMID 10637226]; GO_process: GO:0050821 - protein stabilization [Evidence IPI] [PMID 16679311]) yields the protein MSRHEEDDLDDLDDLLDDFAAQVLSKPPGADLKDAATRTGSNTSEQEVTTDDTIENSNSSAKSKTSTANGSEEVNSIPTAKSSTTAPAVPKKEATSSKTVPENDPSVPELDDQFANQLQQGMDHLLGELKDSKEAQQQFEALIQGLMGSTGGTTSASSTTNKAAADTNTAPQFQDTIAQTMERLKESRTEMDQKAQSSSEEDFLMSMLKELEGAAGSSGSDLDGLLGEMLKELSSKAILYEPMKEMHDKFPAWLEEHGSTITGEEKTRYLNQQRIVSEIVNKFEDPKYSDDDDACKTYIGQRMEEMQKSGAPPPELMGDLASGSIPGLDMNAPDGGLSAEEGCPVQ from the coding sequence ATGTCTCGacatgaagaagatgatttGGATGATCTTGATGATCTACTAGATGATTTTGCTGCTCAGGTTCTAAGCAAGCCACCAGGAGCCGATTTAAAGGATGCGGCAACGAGAACTGGTTCTAATACATCAGAACAGGAGGTAACAACTGATGATACCATTGAGAACTCCAACAGTTCAGCCAAATCAAAGACAAGCACAGCAAATGGTTCTGAAGAAGTTAATTCTATCCCTACTGCCAAAAGTTCGACTACTGCACCGGCAGTGCCTAAAAAGGAAGCAACCTCTTCTAAGACAGTCCCAGAGAATGACCCTTCAGTCCCCGAACTTGATGACCAATTCGCcaaccagctccagcaagGTATGGACCACTTATTAGGTGAACTCAAAGATTCAAAAGAAGCCCAACAACAATTTGAAGCACTTATTCAGGGATTAATGGGCTCCACTGGTGGGACTACTTCAGCATCTTCCACTACAAACAAGGCCGCAGCTGACACAAACACTGCTCCTCAGTTTCAGGATACTATTGCACAAACAATGGAACGATTGAAAGAATCTCGAACTGAGATGGACCAAAAAGCTCAGAGTTCGTCCGAAGAAGATTTTTTGATGAGTATGCTTAAGGAATtagaaggagcagctggcTCATCTGGATCAGATCTTGACGGGCTTTTGGGTGAGATGCTAAAGGAATTGTCTTCTAAAGCCATTCTCTATGAACCCATGAAGGAGATGCACGACAAATTTCCTGCTTGGCTAGAAGAGCATGGATCAACGATCACTGGAGAGGAGAAAACGAGGTATCTTAATCAACAGAGAATTGTTAGTGAAATAGTCAACAAATTTGAGGATCCCAAATAcagtgatgatgacgatgcaTGTAAAACATATATTGGGCAGAGAATGGAGGAAATGCAAAAGTCTGGTGCTCCTCCTCCAGAATTGATGGGTGATCTTGCTTCGGGTAGCATACCGGGTCTTGATATGAATGCTCCAGATGGTGGTCTATCTGCTGAGGAAGGTTGTCCTGTTCAATAG
- the TPO2 gene encoding Tpo2p (Polyamine transporter of the major facilitator superfamily; member of the 12-spanner drug:H(+) antiporter DHA1 family; specific for spermine; localizes to the plasma membrane; transcription of TPO2 is regulated by Haa1p; TPO2 has a paralog, TPO3, that arose from the whole genome duplication; GO_component: GO:0000329 - fungal-type vacuole membrane [Evidence IMP] [PMID 11171066]; GO_component: GO:0016021 - integral component of membrane [Evidence IEA,IEA]; GO_component: GO:0016021 - integral component of membrane [Evidence ISM] [PMID 12192589]; GO_component: GO:0016020 - membrane [Evidence IEA]; GO_component: GO:0005886 - plasma membrane [Evidence IEA,IEA]; GO_component: GO:0005886 - plasma membrane [Evidence IDA] [PMID 12562762]; GO_function: GO:0015297 - antiporter activity [Evidence IEA]; GO_function: GO:0000297 - spermine transmembrane transporter activity [Evidence IMP] [PMID 11171066]; GO_process: GO:0000296 - spermine transport [Evidence IMP] [PMID 11171066]; GO_process: GO:0055085 - transmembrane transport [Evidence IEA]; GO_process: GO:0006810 - transport [Evidence IEA]) translates to MTDAQTPASPAETPSPVSLTEPIERIPTAIYDEREDQEPLSRVETTQSLQNLGVSEETPTPDANYPAFRPRSGPEFPEEYTLETQTGLVPAQTLEQVRSRAGVRPRSEDIEKIASKPDFEFVTFKIDDPENPQNWSNAYRWMVTGLAALLVVCVAYGSSIVTGGLGLISEKYNVSLEVANLTCSIMVLGFAVGPLLWSPLSEIIGRRPVYAISLGLYTIFNIPCALAPNIGALLVCRFLCGVFASSALSLAGGTIADIWSKEQRGMGIALFSFGPYSGPVFGPIVNGFINVSTHRLDLFFWVNMAFAGVVMLLIISIPETYAPVILKRRAKRLRKETGNPLIITEQEQVEMSLYEIINTCLIRPVRMIATEPVLDLMCMYVVLIYAMLYAFFFAYPVIFQTLYGYNDAIVGLMFIPILIGSGIAIVFTPFCEKKYQALCKKRDPTPEDRLLGAMIGSPLVPISLFILGATSFKHIIWVGPASSGIAFGFGMVLCYYSVNNYIIDSYQKYAASALAAKVFLRSGGGAAFPLFTVQMYHRLGLQWASWLLAFIGVAMVFIPYGFYYFGASIRAKLTRTK, encoded by the coding sequence ATGACAGACGCACAAACTCCCGCCTCTCCTGCAGAGACTCCATCACCTGTATCTTTGACAGAACCAATTGAACGTATTCCCACTGCCATCTATGACGAAAGAGAAGACCAAGAACCACTATCGAGAGTAGAAACGACCCAATCTCTTCAGAATCTCGGAGTATCTGAAGAGACACCAACACCTGACGCCAACTATCCTGCATTCCGCCCTCGGTCAGGACCCGAATTCCCTGAAGAGTACACTTTGGAAACCCAAACTGGTCTTGTACCGGCACAAACTTTGGAACAAGTACGTTCTCGGGCTGGTGTTAGACCCAGAAGTGAAGACATTGAGAAGATTGCTAGCAAACCCGATTTCGAATTCGTCACTTTCAAGATCGATGATCCTGAGAACCCTCAGAATTGGTCAAATGCCTATAGATGGATGGTCACTGGATTGGCAGCTCTACTAGTTGTATGTGTGGCTTATGGATCTTCAATTGTAACTGGTGGTCTGGGATTAATTAGCGAAAAATACAATGTGTCCTTAGAAGTTGCTAATCTGACATGTTCTATTATGGTTCTTGGGTTCGCTGTTGGTCCGTTACTGTGGAGCCCTTTGAGTGAAATAATAGGAAGGCGTCCAGTGTACGCTATTTCCTTGGGTCTTTATACCATCTTCAATATCCCCTGTGCACTTGCTCCAAACATTGGTGCTCTACTCGTATGTCGCTTTCTTTGCGGTGTATTCGCTAGTTCAGCCCTGTCCTTAGCAGGTGGTACAATCGCTGATATCTGGTCTAAAGAGCAACGAGGAATGGGTATTGCTCTGTTCTCATTTGGTCCATATAGTGGTCCTGTATTTGGTCCGATTGTAAATGGGTTTATTAATGTCTCGACCCATAGACTGGATTTGTTTTTCTGGGTGAACATGGCTTTTGCTGGGGTTGTGATGCTTCTGATTATTTCAATTCCTGAGACCTATGCCCCCGTCATTTTAAAGAGACGTGCCAAGCGCCTTAGAAAAGAAACAGGTAACCCTCTTATCATTACTGAACAAGAACAGGTTGAAATGTCGCTCTATGAAATCATTAACACTTGTTTGATTAGACCCGTCAGAATGATTGCTACCGAACCAgttttggatttgatgTGCATGTACGTTGTTCTTATCTATGCAATGCTGTACgcctttttctttgcttATCCAGTCATTTTCCAGACCCTTTACGGTTACAACGATGCAATTGTTGGTCTTATGTTTATCCCCATTCTCATTGGTAGTGGCATAGCTATTGTTTTCACACCTTTTTGCGAAAAGAAGTACCAAGCTCTTTGTAAAAAGAGAGATCCTACACCCGAAGATAGACTTTTAGGAGCCATGATAGGTTCGCCATTAGTACCAATTTCATTGTTTATCCTCGGTGCAACCTCTTTCAAACACATAATTTGGGTGGGTCCTGCTTCATCCGGTATTGCCTTTGGTTTTGGTATGGTTCTCTGCTACTACTCGGTGAACAATTACATTATCGACTCTTATCAAAAATACGCTGCCTCGGCCTTGGCTGCGAAGGTTTTCTTGAGAtcaggtggtggtgctgctttCCCTTTGTTCACTGTCCAAATGTACCACAGATTGGGCCTTCAATGGGCCAGTTGGTTATTGGCTTTCATAGGTGTTGCTATGGTATTTATACCTTACGGCTTTTACTACTTTGGTGCCTCTATCAGAGCAAAGCTTACCAGAACGAAGTAA